The DNA sequence CTGGCTGCTGGATCTCATCACAGCCAGGTGGGTGATGCTGAAGTGGGGACCCTGGGAGTTGCTGGTCAGAGCTTGTTTTACAGAGATGCTGAGGTGGTGGATCTGACCTTGTCGGGGCCAGCTGTGGGACATAGTGCTGGGCTGTGGGTGGGGGAGAATCATGGTAGGGCATAGGGCTGGGGCTGTGCTTCCTGTTAGAGCATCCTGTtgggcagaagaggaggagaatgtcTGCTTGGCTATGCCAAAGGCAGACCCTGGATGGAGCACAGGTGGTTTCCtcctgatgttttttttttttttttttttagaagtacTGAATGGGGTTAGGGTCTACTGTGTCTGGCTTTGTaccatacatataccacattGTGGTTACCAGTATAAGCTGTATAGAGACATTGTGCCCCAAGGTCAGGTTGAGGTTATATAAGTCACATTGCCTTAGAAAGTGACACTGGACTGTGGCTCTGGAGCAGGTGGCTGCCTTTGCAAGGGTCCAGTCAAGATGAGCACCAGGCATGAGGAGGCCTTTCAGAAATTCAGACCCTTGAGGCTTGGCTGTATATCCAGCTCATATCTGGTACCTGGTGGTACAGGGAATGGGAAAGTGTCCTTTTGGCATCTTGGAGGTCATATAATTTGCAGGATTCTGTTTCAGATAAGATGACAACATAGTATATCAAACTGGGCACTGTGTGGGCTGAGGGatcatgtgtgtgggtacagCTACCCTGGTTGAATAGGCACCAGGGGGCAGCAGTGGACTCAGAGGTAGAGAGTCTAGATCACTGAACGTTTGGAATCCTTGAATGTATTAAGGGTGCTGCACTTTCCTTTCCTTAGTTGGAGTTCCCTGACTTCTCCAGGGCAACGGTGGTCCGAGGGTATATCTCTAATGACTTTATCATTCATACCACTCCTACAAAGGAGCTCAGCACTGGCTTGTGGACACAGGTGTCGGCTCTTGAGGGCCCTGCTAGAGGGCAGAGTCAGCAGCCAGCAGCTCCTCATGGCGGGCACATGCAGCCTCCACAGCACTGTGTACACTGGGAAATAGCAGCTCATCTTCAGCTCCCTGTTCTTCCCCAAGGAAGCCCCCTTTTCTCAATGTGTCTCTCACTGAGGGACTGCAGCAAGCCAGAAGCAGGGAGATGTCCAAGGCCCTGTAGTCTCTGCGAAGGTCTTTCAATGTGGCCATGCCAGCCACATCCAGGAACAGCAGTGGTGCACAGTCAATGACCACTGTGTGGAAACCAAATGCCAGGGGTACCACCAGCCCAGCCCCACTGCTCACTGAGCCCAGATCCTTGCCATCTGCAAGACTTCTGTTACTGACACCCACCTCTGGGCCCTGATCCTTCCTGGTGGCTGAGTGCCCTGCATCCAACCCTGTGAGTCTGTAGAGAGACCGAAGGAAGAAGTCCTTGTTGGCGTAGTAAAGTGGACCTGTGAAACGGAACACTCGTACCTCAGGTGGGGGCAGGAGGCCCTCAAATTCAGCAGCATCCTCATAGAAGGTGGAGTCTCCAATTCGGGCAAGAAGGGCAGCCCGTGGACGCTGTGTACGGCCTGCCAGGCTGAGCAGTGAGAAGAACACTCCAGCTAATAGTCCAGCCTCGGTGCTGACTAGCACACAGGTAGCTGCAGTAGCCACCCAGACCAGTGCATCAGCAGGGCTTAGCCGCCAAAGTTGTGGGAGATCCTTCACCTTGCGCAGCGCCCCCCGCAGGCTGACAACAATGATACAAGCTAGCACACATCGCTGCAGATCGTGAAACAGTGGagccagcaccagcagcaccagcaacACCACAGCAGCACTGACCACACTGGACAACTGGGTCTGGCAGCCAGTGGCTATCTTCACCAGAGTTTTGGACAGAGCAGCACTAGTGGCGAAACAGTGGAAGAAGGCAGGCAGCACATTGCAGCAGCCCACAGCTAGCAGCTCTTGGTTGGCACTGACAGAGTAGCCATGACTACGGGCAAACATTTCTgccaaggagatggagaaggctGAGCCCACGAGGGCCAGGGACATGGCATCCAGGGCCACACGCCACATTATCTTAGGGTCTGGTACCTGTGGGGCCACAAAACCAGTGGGAATGTTGCCAGCCACCCTCGAGCCAAACCGTGTATGGAGCTGTCCAAAATGGGACACAACTGTGGCCACCACAATAACAAATAACTCTGTGGGTACTGGCACCTTCAGACGGTGTCGGTAGCGATCTGAGAGTTCCTTAGCTGCCAGCAGCACTCCTAGGCACAGGGCACTGGTGACCACATCACATATGTTGGCCTGTCCCACATTCTGCAGCAAGCTCAACCAtgtgtggaccaccatgcctaGGCCCTGGTGCCGAGGGATCTGCACACCCAGCATGTGTTTTGCCTGAGAAGTCAAGATGGTCACAGAAGCTCCCATAGCAAAGCCATCGAGCAGTGGTTGTGAGAGATAGGTAGACACGAAGCCCAGCCGGAGGATACCCATGAGGACCTGCAGATGAAGTACAGTCAGTTTGATAGGTTATGAGCCAGGAACCACCATCAATATAGACCGAGGGGTGCGGGTCACAGGGATCTACGCTTGCTTATCCCTCTGAATGGACTCCTTCTGTTTTCCACATACATCATGGGCCAGAACAGGGGCGAGCTATGTTCTGTTCTATAGATGTTGCATGTGCATGCTCACTTCTCATGCTCTCACACATGCAGAAATTGGTTTTGTTTCAGAATTAGGGTTGTAGGCATCATGAGGCAGCCCCTTCCCCCGTGTCTTATGTGTAGCTCCTTCCACCAAGCTCCCTCCCAGGCAGCCACAGAATAGAAGAATAGAAGGAACAGAGAAGACAG is a window from the Mus caroli chromosome 5, CAROLI_EIJ_v1.1, whole genome shotgun sequence genome containing:
- the Slc26a1 gene encoding sulfate anion transporter 1, whose product is MDASPEPQQKGGTLVLVRRQPPVSQGLLETLKARLKKSCTCSMPCAQALVQGLFPAIHWLPQYRLKEYLAGDVMSGLVIGIILVPQAIAYSLLAGLQPIYSLYTSFFANLIYFLMGTSRHVNVGIFSLLCLMVGQVVDRELQLAGFDPSQDSLGPRNNDSTINNSATTLTIGLQDCRRDCYAIRVATALTLMAGLYQVLMGILRLGFVSTYLSQPLLDGFAMGASVTILTSQAKHMLGVQIPRHQGLGMVVHTWLSLLQNVGQANICDVVTSALCLGVLLAAKELSDRYRHRLKVPVPTELFVIVVATVVSHFGQLHTRFGSRVAGNIPTGFVAPQVPDPKIMWRVALDAMSLALVGSAFSISLAEMFARSHGYSVSANQELLAVGCCNVLPAFFHCFATSAALSKTLVKIATGCQTQLSSVVSAAVVLLVLLVLAPLFHDLQRCVLACIIVVSLRGALRKVKDLPQLWRLSPADALVWVATAATCVLVSTEAGLLAGVFFSLLSLAGRTQRPRAALLARIGDSTFYEDAAEFEGLLPPPEVRVFRFTGPLYYANKDFFLRSLYRLTGLDAGHSATRKDQGPEVGVSNRSLADGKDLGSVSSGAGLVVPLAFGFHTVVIDCAPLLFLDVAGMATLKDLRRDYRALDISLLLACCSPSVRDTLRKGGFLGEEQGAEDELLFPSVHSAVEAACARHEELLAADSAL